One part of the Solanum dulcamara chromosome 3, daSolDulc1.2, whole genome shotgun sequence genome encodes these proteins:
- the LOC129881401 gene encoding uncharacterized protein LOC129881401 produces MDSYSYVAISSSNSFSTYPQPEQKKNKKLASYHSSLHGVKRLPTKPMTKLPIAPLPPTPPKIYRVEPVNFKEVVQMLTRSPEFQSVSNNSICSFDSDSGSGSDSVSGSFNSKRLQNIAPPPLDLSPVSLQRSNNNNNNKIDAQWFEFLHPSSSSNNQLVESIECIDSTTYEEQERSHVTPRIPLENYFGSCSPLANFPLSPASFEWCSSILLSPSTLTSPSAVQII; encoded by the coding sequence atggatTCTTATTCATATGTAGctatttcttcttctaattctTTTTCCACATATCCACAACcagaacaaaagaaaaataaaaaactagCCTCATATCATTCCTCACTTCATGGAGTTAAAAGACTTCCAACAAAACCAATGACTAAACTACCAATTGCACCTTTGCCACCAACACCTCCAAAAATCTATAGAGTTGAACCTGTTAATTTCAAGGAAGTTGTCCAAATGCTCACTAGATCTCCCGAGTTTCAATCCGTCTCTAATAATTCTATCTGTAGTTTTGACTCTGATTCTGGCTCTGGCTCTGACTCTGTCTCTGGTTCTTTCAATTCGAAGCGTTTACAAAATATCGCTCCTCCTCCACTTGATCTCTCACCTGTTTCGTTACAAAgaagtaacaacaacaataataataaaattgatgCACAATGGTTCGAGTTCCTtcatccttcttcttcctctaaCAACCAATTAGTTGAATCAATCGAGTGCATTGATTCAACGACGTATGAAGAACAAGAAAGATCACATGTAACGCCTCGAATCCcattagaaaattattttggatcatgtAGTCCATTGGCTAATTTTCCTCTATCGCCGGCTTCTTTTGAATGGTGTTCTTCTATTCTTCTCAGCCCTAGCACGCTTACTTCACCAAGCGCGGTTCAAATCATATGA